The following are from one region of the Carnobacterium gallinarum DSM 4847 genome:
- the tuf gene encoding elongation factor Tu: MAKETYDRSKPHVNVGTIGHVDHGKTTLTAAITTVLSKKGFAKASAYDQIDGAPEERERGITISTAHVEYETETRHYAHVDCPGHADYVKNMITGAAQMDGAILVVSAADGPMPQTREHILLSRQVGVPYIVVFLNKIDMVDDEELLELVEMEVRDLLTEYDFPGDDTPVVMGSALKALEGVPEYEEKINELMAAVDEYIPTPVRETDKPFMMPIEDVFSITGRGTVATGRVERGQVRVGDEVEVVGIHEATTKTTVTGVEMFRKLLDYAEAGDNIGALLRGVAREDIERGQVLSKPGTITPHTKFTAEIYVLSKEEGGRHTPFFTNYRPQFYFRTTDVTGVCDLPEGIEMVMPGDNVTIEVTLINPIAIEDGTNFSIREGGRTVGAGVVAKIQA, encoded by the coding sequence ATGGCAAAAGAAACTTATGATCGCTCAAAACCCCATGTTAACGTTGGTACTATTGGACACGTTGACCATGGTAAAACTACTTTAACAGCTGCAATTACGACTGTATTATCTAAAAAAGGATTTGCTAAAGCTTCTGCTTATGATCAAATCGATGGTGCTCCAGAAGAACGCGAACGTGGAATTACAATTTCTACAGCTCACGTTGAGTACGAAACTGAAACTCGTCACTACGCTCACGTAGATTGCCCAGGACACGCGGATTATGTTAAAAACATGATCACTGGTGCTGCACAAATGGATGGAGCTATCTTAGTAGTATCTGCTGCTGATGGTCCAATGCCACAAACTCGTGAACACATTCTATTATCTCGCCAAGTTGGTGTTCCATATATCGTTGTTTTCTTAAACAAAATTGATATGGTTGATGATGAAGAATTACTAGAATTAGTTGAAATGGAAGTTCGTGACTTATTAACAGAATACGATTTCCCAGGCGATGACACTCCAGTAGTTATGGGTTCTGCTCTTAAAGCTCTTGAAGGCGTTCCTGAATACGAAGAAAAAATTAACGAATTAATGGCTGCAGTTGACGAATATATCCCAACTCCAGTTCGTGAAACTGACAAACCTTTCATGATGCCAATTGAGGATGTATTCTCAATCACTGGTCGTGGAACTGTTGCAACTGGTCGTGTTGAACGTGGACAAGTTCGCGTTGGAGACGAAGTTGAAGTTGTTGGTATTCATGAAGCAACAACTAAAACAACTGTAACTGGTGTTGAAATGTTCCGTAAACTTTTAGATTACGCTGAAGCAGGAGACAACATTGGTGCTTTATTACGTGGGGTAGCTCGTGAAGATATCGAACGTGGTCAAGTATTATCTAAACCAGGTACAATTACACCACATACTAAATTTACAGCTGAAATTTATGTATTATCAAAAGAAGAGGGTGGACGTCACACTCCATTCTTCACTAACTACCGTCCACAGTTCTACTTCCGTACAACTGATGTAACTGGTGTTTGTGACCTTCCTGAAGGAATCGAAATGGTAATGCCTGGCGATAACGTAACTATCGAAGTTACTCTTATCAACCCAATCGCTATCGAAGACGGTACTAACTTCTCTATCCGTGAGGGTGGACGTACAGTTGGAGCCGGTGTTGTAGCTAAAATCCAAGCTTAA
- a CDS encoding branched-chain amino acid aminotransferase, with amino-acid sequence MGKVDIKWSELGFSYIKTDYRYLSYWKDGKWDDGELTKDNQVHISEGSTALHYGQTAFEGLKAYRCKDGSINLFRPDENAKRLQNSCRRLLMPEIPTDVFIQACLDVVKANEHFIPPYGTGATLYIRPYIVGVGDNIGVNPAPEYLFSVFCMPVGNYFKGGLAPTNFIVSEYDRAAGNGTGAAKVGGNYAASLLPGEEAHQRKFSDCIYLDPQTHTKIEEVGAANFFGITKDNQFVTPLSPSILPSITKYSLLYLAEHRLGLKAVEGDVAINKLGEFVEAGACGTAAVISPIAGIQYKDDFHVFYSETEVGPVTRRLYDELCGIQFGDVEAPEGWIIKI; translated from the coding sequence ATGGGAAAAGTTGATATTAAGTGGAGTGAATTAGGTTTTAGTTATATTAAAACGGATTATCGTTATCTTTCATATTGGAAAGATGGCAAGTGGGATGACGGTGAATTAACAAAGGATAATCAAGTTCATATCAGTGAAGGATCAACTGCACTGCATTATGGTCAAACAGCGTTTGAGGGATTGAAAGCATATCGATGCAAAGATGGAAGTATTAATTTGTTCCGTCCAGACGAGAATGCAAAACGTCTGCAAAATAGTTGTCGCCGTCTGTTGATGCCAGAGATACCAACTGATGTATTTATTCAAGCATGTTTAGATGTTGTGAAAGCCAATGAACATTTTATTCCACCATATGGAACAGGTGCTACGTTGTATATTCGCCCTTATATTGTTGGAGTGGGAGATAATATTGGTGTAAATCCAGCGCCGGAATATTTGTTTTCTGTTTTTTGTATGCCAGTTGGGAACTATTTCAAAGGTGGATTAGCACCAACTAATTTTATTGTTTCTGAATATGATCGTGCAGCCGGAAATGGTACGGGAGCTGCGAAAGTTGGCGGAAACTATGCGGCTAGTTTATTGCCAGGGGAAGAAGCGCATCAGCGCAAATTTAGTGACTGTATTTATTTAGACCCACAAACGCATACTAAGATTGAGGAAGTAGGAGCAGCAAACTTTTTTGGGATTACAAAAGACAATCAATTTGTTACGCCATTATCTCCATCGATTTTACCTAGCATCACTAAGTACTCATTGCTTTATTTAGCTGAGCATCGATTAGGTTTGAAAGCTGTTGAAGGTGATGTGGCTATTAATAAGCTAGGTGAGTTTGTTGAAGCTGGAGCGTGTGGTACTGCAGCAGTGATTTCACCAATTGCAGGGATTCAATATAAAGATGATTTTCATGTGTTTTATAGTGAGACGGAAGTTGGTCCTGTAACTCGCAGGTTATATGATGAATTGTGTGGGATTCAATTTGGAGATGTAGAAGCGCCTGAAGGGTGGATAATTAAAATTTAG
- the rpsJ gene encoding 30S ribosomal protein S10, whose product MAKQKIRIRLKAYEHRILDQSADKIVETAKRTGASVSGPIPLPTERTLYTVIRATHKYKDSREQFEMRTHKRLIDIVNPTPKTVDALMKLDLPSGVDIEIKL is encoded by the coding sequence ATGGCAAAACAAAAGATTCGTATTCGTTTGAAAGCTTATGAACACCGTATTTTAGATCAATCAGCGGATAAAATTGTAGAAACAGCAAAAAGAACTGGAGCTAGCGTGTCTGGTCCAATTCCATTGCCAACTGAAAGAACACTCTACACTGTTATTCGTGCGACGCACAAATACAAAGATTCACGTGAGCAATTCGAAATGCGTACTCACAAACGTTTAATTGATATCGTTAATCCAACACCAAAAACTGTTGATGCATTAATGAAACTTGATTTACCAAGTGGCGTAGACATCGAAATCAAACTGTAA
- the rplC gene encoding 50S ribosomal protein L3, translated as MTKGILGKKVGMTQVFTENGELIPVTVIEATPNVVLQLKTMENDGYEAVQLGYQDKREVLSNKPAKGHVAKANATPKRFIREFNDVTLGEYEVGQEIKVDVFEAGDIVDVTGTSKGKGFQGVIKRHGQSRGPMAHGSRYHRRPGSMGPVAPNRVFKRKLLPGRMGGDRITIQNLEIVRVDVEKNVILIKGNVPGAKKSLIQIRTALKSAAK; from the coding sequence ATGACCAAAGGAATCTTAGGAAAAAAAGTAGGAATGACACAAGTCTTTACTGAAAATGGTGAATTAATCCCAGTAACTGTAATCGAAGCTACTCCAAACGTTGTTTTACAACTTAAAACAATGGAAAATGATGGCTACGAAGCAGTACAACTAGGTTACCAAGATAAACGTGAAGTTTTGTCTAACAAACCTGCGAAAGGTCATGTAGCAAAAGCAAATGCTACTCCTAAGCGCTTCATTCGTGAATTTAACGATGTAACGCTAGGAGAATACGAAGTAGGACAAGAAATTAAAGTTGATGTATTTGAAGCGGGAGACATCGTTGATGTCACAGGGACTTCTAAAGGTAAAGGTTTCCAAGGCGTTATCAAACGTCACGGACAAAGCCGCGGCCCAATGGCCCACGGTTCTCGTTACCATCGTCGTCCTGGTTCAATGGGTCCAGTTGCTCCTAATAGAGTATTTAAACGTAAATTATTACCAGGCCGTATGGGTGGAGATCGTATTACGATTCAAAACCTTGAAATCGTCCGTGTTGACGTAGAGAAAAACGTAATCTTAATTAAAGGTAACGTTCCTGGAGCTAAAAAATCATTAATCCAAATCAGAACTGCTCTTAAATCAGCAGCAAAATAA
- the rplD gene encoding 50S ribosomal protein L4 — MANVALFKQDGTQNGEVTLNDAIFGIEPNENVVFDAIVMQRASLRQGNHSVKNRSAVRGGGRKPWRQKGTGRARQGSIRSPQWRGGGVVFGPTPRSYSYKLPKKVRRLAIKSVLSTKVAENNLLVVETLNFDAPKTKEFAQVLKNLNVDQKVLVVVESDNDFATLSARNLPGVTVVTNDGINVLDVVSNVKMILTQTALTKVEEALQ, encoded by the coding sequence ATGGCAAATGTAGCATTATTTAAACAAGATGGTACTCAAAACGGCGAAGTTACTTTAAACGACGCAATTTTCGGTATCGAACCAAACGAAAACGTTGTGTTTGATGCAATCGTTATGCAACGTGCTTCATTAAGACAAGGAAATCATTCGGTTAAAAACCGTAGTGCTGTTCGCGGTGGTGGACGTAAACCATGGCGTCAAAAAGGAACTGGTCGTGCTCGTCAAGGGTCAATCAGATCTCCACAATGGCGTGGCGGTGGCGTAGTCTTCGGACCAACTCCACGTTCTTACAGCTACAAACTTCCTAAAAAAGTTCGCCGTTTAGCAATTAAATCAGTTCTTTCTACTAAAGTAGCAGAAAACAACTTATTAGTTGTTGAAACATTGAACTTCGACGCACCAAAAACAAAAGAATTTGCACAAGTGTTAAAAAATCTTAACGTTGATCAAAAAGTATTAGTAGTTGTTGAATCTGATAACGACTTTGCAACATTATCAGCACGTAATCTTCCAGGCGTTACAGTTGTAACAAATGACGGTATTAACGTTCTTGATGTTGTTTCTAACGTAAAAATGATTTTAACACAAACTGCTCTTACTAAGGTAGAGGAGGCTCTTCAATAA
- the rplW gene encoding 50S ribosomal protein L23, producing the protein MDARDVIKRPIITEATMLITDDKKYTFEVDVRANKTQVKQAVEEIFGVKVKNVNIMNVRGKLKRMGKYAGYTKKRRKAIVTLTAESKEIQLFEA; encoded by the coding sequence ATGGATGCACGCGATGTCATTAAGCGCCCAATTATCACTGAAGCAACTATGTTGATTACAGATGATAAAAAGTACACTTTCGAAGTGGACGTACGCGCAAATAAAACACAAGTAAAACAAGCCGTTGAAGAAATTTTCGGCGTTAAAGTGAAAAACGTAAATATCATGAACGTACGTGGAAAATTAAAACGTATGGGTAAATACGCTGGATACACTAAAAAACGTCGTAAAGCGATTGTAACTTTAACAGCAGAATCTAAAGAAATTCAATTATTTGAAGCTTAA
- the rplB gene encoding 50S ribosomal protein L2: MGIRKYKPTTNGRRNMTGSDFAEITSTTPEKTLLESTKKTAGRNNNGRITVRHHGGGHKRQYRVIDFKRNKDDIAGIVKTVEYDPNRSANIALIHYTDGIKTYIIAPKGIEVGQRIFSGKEADIKIGNALPLENIPVGTVIHNIEMKPGKGGQLVRSAGTSAQVLGKEGKYVLVRLNSGEVRMILATCRATIGSVGNEQHELINIGKAGRSRWMGKRPTVRGSVMNPNDHPHGGGEGKAPIGRKAPVSPWGQPALGYKTRNKKAKSDKFIVRRRKTK; the protein is encoded by the coding sequence TTGGGAATTAGAAAGTATAAACCTACCACAAATGGTCGCCGTAATATGACTGGTTCAGATTTCGCTGAAATCACTTCAACAACGCCTGAAAAGACTTTGTTAGAATCAACTAAAAAAACAGCTGGCCGTAACAACAATGGTAGAATTACTGTTCGTCACCATGGTGGTGGTCATAAACGCCAATACCGTGTGATTGACTTCAAACGTAACAAAGACGATATCGCAGGTATCGTAAAAACTGTTGAATATGATCCAAACCGTTCAGCAAATATTGCCCTAATTCACTACACTGATGGTATTAAAACTTATATCATTGCACCAAAAGGAATTGAAGTAGGACAACGTATCTTCTCTGGTAAAGAGGCAGATATCAAAATCGGAAACGCATTACCATTGGAAAACATTCCAGTAGGTACTGTTATCCACAATATTGAAATGAAACCTGGTAAAGGTGGACAATTAGTTCGTTCAGCTGGAACAAGTGCTCAAGTACTTGGTAAAGAAGGCAAATACGTATTAGTTCGCTTAAACTCTGGTGAAGTTCGTATGATCTTAGCAACTTGCCGTGCAACAATCGGTTCTGTTGGTAACGAACAACACGAATTAATCAATATTGGTAAAGCAGGTCGTTCACGTTGGATGGGCAAACGTCCTACAGTTCGTGGATCTGTAATGAACCCGAACGATCACCCACACGGTGGTGGTGAAGGTAAAGCTCCAATCGGACGTAAAGCTCCAGTAAGTCCATGGGGTCAACCAGCTCTTGGTTACAAAACTCGTAACAAGAAAGCTAAATCAGATAAATTTATCGTACGTCGTCGTAAGACTAAATAA
- the rpsS gene encoding 30S ribosomal protein S19, which translates to MGRSLKKGPFVDEHLMKKMNALAEGDKKHVVKTWSRRSTIFPSFVGYTIAVYDGRKHVPVYVQEDMVGHKLGEFAPTRTYRGHAADDKKTKR; encoded by the coding sequence ATGGGACGTAGTTTGAAAAAAGGACCTTTCGTCGATGAGCATTTAATGAAAAAAATGAATGCTTTGGCTGAAGGAGACAAAAAACACGTTGTTAAAACTTGGTCACGCCGTTCAACAATTTTTCCAAGCTTTGTTGGATACACTATTGCAGTATATGATGGACGTAAACACGTACCAGTATACGTGCAAGAAGATATGGTCGGACACAAATTAGGTGAATTTGCACCAACAAGAACGTACCGCGGTCACGCTGCGGATGACAAAAAAACTAAACGCTAA
- the rplV gene encoding 50S ribosomal protein L22: protein MSEQITAAKATANTVRISARKVRLVIDLIRGKSIGEAISILKFTPNGASVPVEKVLMSAVANAEHNYDLDVENLVISEAYVNEGPTMKRFRPRAKGSASPIMKRTSHITVVVSEKKEG from the coding sequence ATGTCAGAACAAATTACAGCAGCTAAAGCAACTGCAAATACTGTTCGCATTTCAGCTCGAAAGGTTCGTTTAGTAATCGATCTTATCAGAGGAAAAAGCATTGGTGAAGCAATTTCAATTTTGAAATTCACTCCAAACGGTGCTTCTGTTCCTGTTGAGAAAGTACTAATGTCAGCAGTAGCTAATGCAGAACACAACTACGATTTAGACGTAGAAAACTTGGTAATAAGCGAAGCTTATGTTAACGAAGGACCAACTATGAAACGCTTCCGTCCTCGTGCGAAAGGTTCAGCTTCACCAATTATGAAACGCACAAGCCACATTACAGTAGTGGTATCAGAAAAAAAGGAGGGGTAA
- the rpsC gene encoding 30S ribosomal protein S3, which yields MGQKINPIGLRVGIIRDWDAKWYAEKEYANYLHEDLRIRKYIAKNLSDAAVSTIEIERAANRVNVSVHTAKPGMVIGKGGSEVESLRKNLNQLTGKRVHINIVEIKKPDLDAKLVGEGIARQLENRVAFRRAQKQAIQRTMRSGAKGIKTQVSGRLNGADIARSEGYSEGTVPLHTLRADIDYAWEEADTTYGKLGVKVWIYRGEVLPTKKNAEKGGK from the coding sequence GTGGGTCAAAAAATTAATCCAATAGGTTTGCGCGTAGGCATCATTCGTGATTGGGATGCTAAATGGTATGCAGAGAAAGAATATGCTAACTATTTACACGAAGATCTACGTATCCGCAAATACATTGCAAAAAATCTTAGCGACGCTGCAGTTTCAACTATTGAAATTGAACGTGCTGCTAATCGCGTAAATGTATCAGTTCACACTGCTAAACCAGGAATGGTTATTGGTAAAGGTGGATCTGAAGTAGAATCATTACGTAAAAATTTAAACCAATTAACAGGTAAACGAGTTCACATCAACATCGTTGAAATCAAAAAACCTGATTTAGATGCAAAATTAGTTGGCGAAGGAATCGCTCGTCAATTAGAAAATCGTGTGGCTTTCCGCCGCGCACAAAAACAAGCAATTCAACGTACGATGCGTTCTGGTGCTAAAGGGATCAAAACTCAAGTTTCTGGTCGTTTAAATGGTGCAGATATCGCTCGTAGCGAAGGCTATTCTGAAGGAACTGTTCCACTTCACACATTGCGTGCCGATATCGACTACGCATGGGAAGAAGCAGATACAACTTACGGTAAACTAGGCGTTAAAGTTTGGATTTATCGTGGAGAAGTACTTCCTACAAAAAAGAACGCTGAGAAAGGAGGGAAATAA
- the rplP gene encoding 50S ribosomal protein L16, with protein sequence MLVPKRVKYRREFRGKMRGEAKGGKEVSFGEWGLQAVDSHWITNRQIEAARIAMTRYMKRGGKVWIKIFPHKSYTSKPIGVRMGSGKGAPEGWVAPVKRGKIMFEIAGVPEEVAREALRLASHKLPVKTKIVKRTENGGESNEG encoded by the coding sequence ATGTTAGTACCTAAACGTGTGAAATACCGTCGCGAATTTAGAGGAAAAATGCGTGGTGAAGCAAAAGGTGGGAAAGAAGTATCTTTTGGTGAATGGGGTTTACAAGCTGTTGATTCACATTGGATTACTAACCGTCAGATCGAAGCTGCCCGTATTGCAATGACACGTTATATGAAACGTGGTGGGAAAGTATGGATTAAAATCTTCCCTCATAAATCATATACATCAAAACCTATCGGAGTTCGTATGGGTTCTGGTAAAGGGGCACCTGAAGGATGGGTAGCACCAGTTAAACGTGGTAAAATTATGTTTGAAATCGCTGGAGTACCTGAAGAAGTAGCTCGTGAAGCATTACGCTTAGCTTCTCACAAATTACCAGTTAAAACTAAGATTGTAAAACGTACAGAAAATGGTGGTGAATCGAATGAAGGCTAA
- the rpmC gene encoding 50S ribosomal protein L29, with translation MKANELNALSTAEMVEKEKEFKEELFNLRFQLATGQLENTSRLSEVRKSIARIKTALRQSELQK, from the coding sequence ATGAAGGCTAATGAACTTAACGCGCTATCCACTGCTGAAATGGTTGAAAAAGAAAAAGAATTCAAAGAAGAATTATTTAATTTAAGATTCCAATTGGCAACTGGCCAATTAGAAAATACTTCTCGCTTAAGTGAAGTTCGCAAATCGATTGCACGTATTAAAACTGCGTTACGTCAAAGTGAATTACAAAAATAG
- the rpsQ gene encoding 30S ribosomal protein S17 produces MSEERNQRKTYQGRVVSDKMDKTIVVEIATYKKHGMYGKRVKYSKKFKAHDENNVAKTGDIVKIMETRPLSATKRFRLIAVIEEAITV; encoded by the coding sequence ATGAGTGAAGAGCGTAATCAACGTAAAACCTATCAAGGCCGCGTTGTTTCTGACAAAATGGATAAAACCATTGTAGTTGAAATTGCAACTTATAAGAAACACGGTATGTATGGCAAACGTGTAAAATACTCTAAAAAGTTTAAAGCACATGATGAAAATAATGTTGCAAAAACTGGAGATATCGTAAAAATTATGGAAACTCGTCCATTATCAGCTACAAAACGTTTCCGTTTAATAGCAGTTATTGAAGAAGCAATTACTGTTTAA
- the rplN gene encoding 50S ribosomal protein L14, whose protein sequence is MIQQESRLKVADNSGAREVLTIKVLGGSGRKTANIGDVIVCTVKHATPGGVVKKGEVVRAVIVRTKTGARRADGSYIKFDENACVIIRDDKSPRGTRIFGPVARELRDNNFMKIVSLAPEVL, encoded by the coding sequence GTGATCCAACAAGAGAGTCGTTTAAAAGTTGCTGATAATTCAGGCGCTCGTGAAGTTCTAACTATTAAAGTGTTAGGCGGATCTGGCCGTAAAACTGCTAACATTGGTGATGTAATTGTATGTACTGTTAAACATGCAACACCAGGTGGCGTTGTTAAAAAAGGTGAAGTAGTAAGAGCTGTAATCGTTCGTACTAAAACAGGAGCTCGTCGTGCAGACGGTTCATATATCAAATTTGATGAAAATGCTTGTGTTATTATTCGTGATGACAAGAGCCCACGTGGAACACGTATCTTTGGACCTGTTGCCCGCGAATTGCGTGACAACAATTTCATGAAAATCGTTTCCCTAGCTCCAGAAGTTCTTTAA
- the rplX gene encoding 50S ribosomal protein L24 encodes MIVKTGDKVKVITGKDKGKEGVILKAFPKKDRVIVEGINMMKKHQKPSSMNPQGGILETEASVHVSNVMLIDPKTGEPTRVGFKVEDGKKVRVSKKTGEVLDK; translated from the coding sequence ATGATCGTAAAAACTGGTGACAAAGTTAAAGTTATTACTGGTAAAGATAAAGGTAAAGAAGGCGTAATTTTAAAAGCTTTCCCTAAAAAAGATCGCGTGATCGTTGAAGGAATCAACATGATGAAAAAACATCAAAAACCTAGTTCAATGAATCCACAAGGTGGTATTCTTGAAACAGAAGCTTCTGTTCACGTATCAAACGTAATGCTAATTGACCCTAAAACTGGCGAACCAACTCGTGTTGGCTTTAAAGTTGAAGACGGCAAAAAAGTACGTGTTTCTAAAAAAACCGGTGAAGTTTTAGATAAATAA
- the rplE gene encoding 50S ribosomal protein L5 produces MNRLKEKYVKEITPSMMEKFGYKSVMQAPQVDKIVINMGVGDAVSNAKNLDKAVDELTVISGQKPMITKAKNSIAGFRLREGMPIGTKVTLRGERMYEFLDKLVTVSLPRVRDFHGVSKKAFDGRGNYTLGIKEQLIFPEVDYDKVDKVRGMDIVIVTTANTDEESRELLTQLGMPFQK; encoded by the coding sequence ATGAACCGCCTTAAAGAAAAATATGTAAAAGAAATTACTCCATCTATGATGGAAAAATTTGGATATAAATCAGTAATGCAAGCACCACAAGTTGATAAAATTGTTATCAACATGGGTGTCGGTGATGCTGTTTCAAATGCAAAAAATCTAGACAAAGCTGTTGACGAATTAACTGTAATCTCTGGTCAAAAACCAATGATTACTAAAGCTAAGAACTCAATCGCTGGATTCCGTTTACGTGAAGGCATGCCTATCGGTACGAAAGTTACTTTACGTGGCGAAAGAATGTATGAATTCTTAGACAAATTGGTTACAGTTTCACTACCTCGTGTACGTGATTTCCACGGAGTTTCTAAAAAAGCTTTCGATGGTCGCGGTAATTATACATTAGGAATTAAAGAACAATTAATCTTCCCAGAAGTTGACTACGATAAAGTAGACAAAGTCCGCGGAATGGATATTGTTATTGTTACAACTGCTAATACCGATGAAGAATCACGCGAACTCTTAACACAACTTGGAATGCCATTCCAAAAATAA
- a CDS encoding type Z 30S ribosomal protein S14 produces the protein MAKKSMIAKNKRPAKFSTQEYTRCERCGRPHSVYRKFKLCRICFRELAYKGQIPGVKKASW, from the coding sequence GTGGCTAAAAAATCAATGATTGCTAAAAACAAACGCCCTGCAAAATTCTCAACTCAAGAATATACACGTTGTGAACGTTGTGGTCGTCCACATTCAGTTTATCGTAAATTTAAACTTTGCCGTATTTGCTTCCGCGAACTTGCCTATAAAGGACAAATTCCCGGCGTGAAGAAAGCAAGCTGGTAA
- the rpsH gene encoding 30S ribosomal protein S8, whose translation MVMTDPIADFLTRIRNANMVRHESLELPASRIKKDIADILKREGFIKDVEYIEDDKQNVIRVFLKYGKDNERVITGLKRISKPGLRVYAKTGEVPKVLNGLGIAIVSTSEGVITDKEARAKNIGGEIVAYVW comes from the coding sequence ATGGTCATGACAGATCCGATTGCAGATTTTCTAACACGTATTCGTAACGCCAACATGGTGCGTCACGAATCACTAGAATTACCTGCTTCAAGAATTAAAAAAGATATCGCTGATATCCTTAAACGTGAAGGTTTCATTAAAGATGTTGAATATATTGAAGACGACAAACAAAACGTTATCCGTGTATTCTTAAAATATGGTAAAGACAACGAACGTGTTATTACAGGTTTGAAACGTATTTCTAAACCAGGTCTACGTGTTTATGCTAAAACTGGCGAAGTACCTAAAGTTCTTAACGGACTAGGTATCGCTATCGTTTCAACTTCTGAAGGTGTTATCACTGATAAAGAAGCAAGAGCTAAAAACATCGGCGGCGAAATCGTAGCTTACGTTTGGTAA
- the rplF gene encoding 50S ribosomal protein L6 — MSRIGKKIITIPAGVTVTENGNDITVKGPKGELTRSFSPVITMHTEGNEITFTRPNDDKENRALHGTMRANLNNMVVGVTEGFEKALELIGVGYRAQLQGKKLVLNVGYSHPVEFTPEEGIIVEVPSNTSIIIKGSNKERVGELAANIRSVRPPEPYKGKGIRYVGEHVRRKEGKTGK, encoded by the coding sequence GTGAGCCGTATTGGTAAAAAAATTATCACTATTCCTGCAGGAGTAACTGTTACTGAAAATGGTAACGACATTACTGTTAAAGGACCAAAAGGTGAACTAACTCGCTCTTTCAGCCCTGTTATTACAATGCATACAGAAGGTAACGAGATTACTTTTACACGTCCTAATGACGATAAAGAGAATCGTGCGTTACATGGTACTATGCGCGCCAACCTAAATAATATGGTTGTCGGAGTAACTGAAGGATTTGAAAAAGCATTAGAATTAATCGGGGTTGGGTACCGTGCGCAATTACAAGGTAAAAAACTTGTATTAAACGTTGGTTACTCACATCCAGTTGAGTTTACACCAGAAGAAGGTATTATTGTAGAAGTTCCTTCTAACACTAGTATCATCATCAAAGGATCAAACAAAGAACGTGTTGGCGAATTAGCTGCTAACATCCGTTCAGTACGTCCTCCAGAGCCTTATAAAGGTAAAGGAATTCGTTACGTTGGCGAACATGTTCGTCGTAAAGAAGGTAAAACTGGTAAATAA
- the rplR gene encoding 50S ribosomal protein L18: protein MITKPDKNKNRQKRHARVRSKISGTAECPRLNVFRSNKNIYAQVIDDVAGVTLASASTLDKEVSGESKVDQASAVGTLVAKRAVEKGVKEVVFDRGGYLYHGRVQALAEAARENGLEF from the coding sequence GTGATTACGAAACCAGATAAAAATAAAAATCGTCAAAAAAGACACGCACGTGTGCGTTCTAAAATCTCTGGTACTGCAGAGTGCCCACGCTTGAACGTATTCCGTTCTAATAAAAACATCTACGCACAAGTAATTGATGACGTAGCGGGTGTAACGCTAGCAAGTGCATCTACATTAGATAAAGAAGTTTCTGGAGAGTCAAAAGTTGATCAAGCATCAGCTGTTGGTACTTTAGTAGCTAAACGCGCTGTAGAAAAAGGCGTTAAAGAAGTAGTCTTTGACCGTGGTGGTTACCTTTACCATGGCCGTGTACAAGCTTTAGCTGAAGCTGCACGCGAAAATGGACTAGAATTTTAA